Proteins from one Nicotiana tabacum cultivar K326 chromosome 23, ASM71507v2, whole genome shotgun sequence genomic window:
- the LOC107793433 gene encoding uncharacterized protein LOC107793433, producing the protein MASSQVEIASSSPFGYVLNRCSARDSNPFQKHFKNLVQNHADLLVHKTKCDKNENNSPKKRSKAAEKWDKARNMVFSMDKEKNKESSLDVPNLGGVSSLVRKWKDFEAESKTMNLANNSENSLYVESPHKRFDECDESCIVKSDSFGDWESDKTDNVDSNSAQGTKDSDITENERLKVSDIIRKLTYTIGDEGHGRDHNGNVVVNGGSLPRVRTTLDISEQQQRCCFSPVLNSPRFIRGRQAFSDLLLQMERDRHREIQRLVERKAVSKFQQRGRIQALLRVRLIRRGAEVRDGRSVNCSASESNRLTHSAIMHLREKFNRVGQHYLANSRNNSREVVESAREVGSLPSTPKHRRELARSNSAKVGTGLSTHQQREEDPCKGLVKESSGLQPGVAKSRSVPITLGDTTKEVVDNILKVGNFCTSNQPREENHYQDLSKQTSPKKIETRIHVTNSSNSQKEMAFSDTNPVFSCRSNQHDMDLNNREVSISLPSYTSQAQSSDSFHELQIKQHLGTSNEWSSDNANPQSDWEEETASQHLVESDSGWVSDYSHTANGWDEIQSAYQQQVEVNEDWISNVSRPRKEWEGLRHERYQEMLDRFLDNHDIQQLLQRKSVSNFLTSDLREKIDRIMASQSQQLPNGMRISHVEDEEVPTQVDKEEEEDVVLRHNATEEDVEVEEEQDSGYDDEDEVLIDDNTSSWSLNQVKEVTDDSYHFPSPSSLQSQSSSICSQRIKPCSSSSRNSSTEMELIYELRGHMEQLHQEIFEIRRSMKSCMNMQMKLQRSIKQDVAAAISQLGQKSKRNSDNKGPNKGNCCICCEEPVDSLLYRCGHMCTCFKCAHELLRGTGKCPICRDPIMDIVRAYAHS; encoded by the exons ATGGCCTCTTCTCAAGTAGAAATTGCCTCCTCTTCTCCATTTGGTTATGTCCTTAATAGATGCAGTGCTAGAGATTctaatccttttcaaaaacatttCAAGAATTTAGTCCAAAACCATGCTGATTTATTGGTACACAAAACAAAATGTGACAAGAATGAGAATAATAGTCCAAAGAAGAGAAGTAAAGCTGCTGAAAAATGGGATAAAGCTAGAAATATGGTTTTTTCAATGGACaaagagaagaataaagaaagttCTTTGGATGTTCCAAATCTTGGAGGTGTTTCTTCCCTTGTGAGGAAATGGAAAGATTTTGAAGCAGAGTCAAAAACCATGAATTTGGCTAACAATTCTGAGAATTCTTTATATGTGGAGTCCCCTCATAAAAGATTTGATGAATGTGATGAATCTTGCATTGTGAAAAGTGATTCATTTGGTGATTGGGAATCCGATAAAACGGATAACGTTGATTCAAATTCTGCTCAGGGTACTAAAGATTCTGATATTACAGAAAATGAGAGGTTGAAAGTTTCAGATATTATCAGGAAATTGACATATACTATTGGAGATGAAGGTCATGGCCGCGACCATAATGGTAACGTTGTTGTAAATGGTGGATCGTTGCCTCGAGTTAGGACAACATTGGATATTTCAGAACAACAACAAAGGTGTTGTTTTTCGCCTGTTCTGAATTCGCCTCGTTTCATCAGAGGGCGCCAGGCGTTTAGTGATTTGCTGTTGCAAATGGAGCGCGATAGACATAGGGAAATTCAACGTCTTGTGGAACGTAAAGCAGTTTCCAAGTTCCAACAAAGAGGCCGCATTCAG GCTTTGCTTCGAGTTAGACTCATACGACGTGGTGCAGAAGTTAGAGATGGCCGATCAGTGAATTGCTCAGCGTCTGAATCAAATAGATTGACACATTCTGCAATTATGCATCTCAG GGAAAAGTTCAATAGAGTAGGACAACATTATCTTGCTAACTCAAGAAACAACTCAAGGGAAGTGGTAGAAAGCGCTCGTGAAGTTGGAAGCCTCCCTTCTACACCAAAACACCGAAGGGAACTGGCTCGTAGCAACTCTGCGAAAGTAGGAACTGGATTGTCAACACATCAACAGAGAGAAGAGGATCCGTGTAAGGGGCTGGTCAAGGAGAGTTCAGGACTGCAGCCCGGTGTAGCTAAATCAAGAAGTGTCCCTATAACATTAGGAGATACAACTAAAGAGGTAGTAGATAACATCCTAAAAGTTGGAAACTTTTGTACATCCAATCAACCACGCGAGGAGAATCATTACCAGGATCTATCCAAGCAAACAAGCCCCAAAAAGATAGAAACCAGGATACACGTTACCAACTCATCGAACTCCCAGAAAGAGATGGCGTTTAGTGACACAAATCCAGTATTTTCTTGTAGATCGAATCAACATGACATGGACCTTAACAATCGAGAAGTTAGCATCAGCTTACCGAGCTATACTTCACAAGCACAGAGCTCAGACAGTTTCCATGAACTGCAAATAAAGCAGCATCTAGGAACTAGTAATGAGTGGTCTAGTGATAACGCTAATCCTCAAAGCGATTGGGAAGAGGAAACTGCGAGCCAACACCTAGTTGAAAGTGATAGTGGTTGGGTAAGTGATTATTCCCATACAGCTAATGGATGGGATGAAATACAGTCTGCTTATCAGCAGCAAGTAGAAGTCAATGAAGACTGGATAAGCAATGTCTCTCGTCCACGTAAAGAATGGGAAGGCCTCAGGCACGAAAGATACCAAGAGATGCTTGATCGATTCTTAGACAACCATGATATACAACAACTTCTTCAAAG AAAAAGTGTTTCAAATTTTCTTACCAGTGATTTGAGGGAGAAAATTGATCGAATAATGGCGTCTCAGTCACAACAACTACCAAATGGCATGAGAATCAGCCATGTTGAGGATGAAGAAGTACCAACACAAGTGGataaagaagaggaagaggacgTGGTATTACGACATAATGCAACAGAAGAGGATGTTGAGGTAGAAGAAGAACAAGACTCGGGTTATGACGATGAAGATGAAGTATTAATTGATGACAACACATCATCATGGAGCCTAAATCAAGTCAAGGAAGTAACTGATGACTCTTATCACTTCCCATCTCCTTCTTCACTACAATCTCAATCATCTAGTATTTGCtcccaacgcattaaaccgtgctcttcttcttcaagaaattCTTCAACT GAAATGGAACTCATATATGAATTGAGAGGACATATGGAGCAACTCCACCAAGAGATTTTTGAAATACGGAGATCTATGAAGAGTTGCATGAACATGCAAATGAAATTACAACGTTCGATTAAGCAGGACGTTGCTGCTGCAATTAGCCAGTTAG GTCAAAAAAGCAAGAGGAATTCAGATAACAAGGGTCCAAACAAAGGAAATTGTTGTATTTGCTGTGAGGAGCCTGTTGATTCACTGCTTTACAG ATGTGGGCATATGTGCACCTGTTTCAAGTGTGCTCATGAATTGCTTAGGGGTACAGGAAAATGTCCAATTTGCCGAGATCCAATAATGGATATTGTGCGTGCATATGCTCATTCATGA